CCATGCCTATTATCTTTCCCTTAACCTCCCAGACAGAGTATGTATTCCCTGATAATTTTATGGTCTGAGACTTACTGTATGGCAAAAATATGGAATCAAGGGTGGTCCATCCCCCTTAATCTTGATCTTCCTGTTGCCCTTGCTCTGGAATACCCAGTTAAGTTTCTTTCCATTCAGGAACGATATGATATCCTTTGTGAAGTACCATGCGTCATCGGTCACTGTTGAGAAATTAAGCTCATCGGTGAAGCATTTCTCAATGACTCCTTTCTGTATATCAATCTTTGAACGGTATTCGTTCTCATCGTCAAGACTCTCCTTTCTCCTGTATATCTCAGCAGATCTGGGCTATATGCCATATCTGCTTGAAGGGGACGTTTTAAACTGCATTCCCCCAGCTATCTTTTCCGATGGAATGATCAAATATTAATCGTGCAGCCTCAATGTTCTTTCCTGTCTTTTTTATTATGTCGTCTATTGCAAGTATTCCATCATCTTCAACTGAATTTATGTTTTCTACAGTTTTCATGAACATCAAATCAGTGTCAATCCCTGATTAGAGGAATCTGTTTATGCTTGACTGGTTCACATGAGCAATGATGGTGGAGTTCAGGTGTGCCACACTCCTGTTTGAGATGTTCGGAAGGATGAGATAAGCTCCTCAAAGTGCCTGAACTGCCTTATCTCACCAAAACATGATCGGAAGGGATCAGTCAGTTCACTGAGAATGTCGTGGCTGGAATATATGGGTATATCCATATGGCTGACAAATGTTTGACACATCCATAACCTTTATGGCTGAAGGAATTATTTGTTAGTGAGAGAATAAAATTAATGCAAAACTCTAGTTCTATAACTATTTTTCAATATTTACGAAAATTGTTTATATTACTGTATGATATTATATTATAATGGATTATCTAGATATAGGACAGGCCGCTGATAATAAGTATTATTCATCAAAAAGAACTCTTCCACTTGCTATTATGAAAGAAAATGCAAAGGAATATCAACCATTGAAAATAAATACAATTAAAACTTGTTCCTGCAAAGAAAATAACCTTAATTGTTTAACAGCTAAGGAATGGATAAAACGGCAAATTGGAGTGTGGGAATTTTATTACGAGAAAAGAGACATAAGAGATAAAACTGTTCATCCTGCTACATTTCCAATATCCTTAGCAAAACAGGTTATAGAATTGTTCTCTCATGAGGGTGAGCTTGTTGTTGACCCTTTTGTGGGAAGCGGGACAACACTGGTAGCTGCTAGGGATTCTAATAGGAATGCAGTGGGTTTTGACCTTCAGGAAAAATATATAAAGCTTTGTGCTGAAAGATTATCTACACAGAGGATTGTTGGCAATGCTCAACAGGTTGCTATAGAAGAAGATGCAAGAAACATCTCCAATTATTTCAATGAAGAATCAATATCATTAATTTTCACATCACCACCTTATGCTAACCTATTGAACAGAGAAAGGAAAAATAAGTCAAGAAGAAACAGAAAAAACAACCAACTCGGTAAAGTGGAGCAGTATTCTCAGGATCCTAGAGATCTCGGTACTCTTGATGTAGAAAGTTATACTAAGGAAATGGGAGATATTTTCGAAAAGGTTAAGCCAGCCCTAAGAACAAAGGGTCACTGTGTTATCAATGTTCCAGATATGTGGTGGGAAAATAAGAGGATAGCTATACACGTTTATCTGATTAATGAAATGACAAAAAGAGGCTATGAGCTTAGAAATATTATAATCTGGGATAAGAGAAATTTAGTAAACCAAATAGGAATTTTTGGGTGGCCAAGCAATTACATAACTATGGGTGTCACTTTTGAATACCTATT
This genomic stretch from Thermoplasma volcanium GSS1 harbors:
- a CDS encoding DNA methyltransferase; its protein translation is MDYLDIGQAADNKYYSSKRTLPLAIMKENAKEYQPLKINTIKTCSCKENNLNCLTAKEWIKRQIGVWEFYYEKRDIRDKTVHPATFPISLAKQVIELFSHEGELVVDPFVGSGTTLVAARDSNRNAVGFDLQEKYIKLCAERLSTQRIVGNAQQVAIEEDARNISNYFNEESISLIFTSPPYANLLNRERKNKSRRNRKNNQLGKVEQYSQDPRDLGTLDVESYTKEMGDIFEKVKPALRTKGHCVINVPDMWWENKRIAIHVYLINEMTKRGYELRNIIIWDKRNLVNQIGIFGWPSNYITMGVTFEYLLDFWKP